In Acinetobacter sp. WCHA55, the genomic stretch TAATGGACTGGCCCTCTTCAAAATTGAAGTTAAGCTTTTTAGTCGCCACACCAGCCTTGCGAACCATTTTATCGACGATAATCACCGCAACTTTTTGCTTAGTCGCTTTCTCTAAGGTTTCTTTGATTTGCTGTACAAATTCATGCTTTTCACTTAATTCACCCAGTACAAATTTTTTCGCCATGACATTGCTCATTTATTCAGATTTAATATGTGTTCATTCTGAATCATTAGAAAAATGGCTTTTCGGCTTATTCCTGAGCTTAAAACTTGATATTTTTTATTGTTCATTTGAACATTATGTTCATTTAAACAAAAACCCGCCAAAATAGCGGGTTTTTGAGCTATAAACGCCGTGTTAAACGTTTAGTTTGCTGGCTTTCTTCATTGAGCGCACACGGCGCTTAATTGCACTTGAAGAACTTGCTTTGACACGGGCTTTCTTCAGCGCTGAACGTTGTTTAGCACTGAGTTTCACACGGCCAGATACACGCTTATTCACAATAGCGACTTTACCGTTACGAATCGCCTTAACCGCTTTGTAAACGACTTTGCCGAACTTACCCGACTTAGTTGTTGTCTTACCTAAAGACACGCCGTCCAGCATAGTATCGCCGTCGTCTTGCGCTTCGCCGTAGACAAATAAATCGATAAACTCTTCAAGGTCGTCACCTGTCGGCAAGGTCGATTCTACAAGTTCACACGCGCTTTCAATTGCTTCATCTGCTTCCGACTCTTCACTGAAGATAGTTGCAATTAATTCATCGGATACACCAAGCGACGCGAAAGCATCTTGTACGTTCGCAATCAGAATATCCAAGGTCGCTTGATCGGCCTCAAACTCTTCATCGTCGGCATCAGACGCAAAGCCAGACAATAATGCATCTAAGCGATCCGACGGCAATTCATCTTCACCAAGATCATTCTCAATGATTGAATCCACCAAGACCAAGACCAGCATTAACGCCATTTTACGCACGCTTTGAATCTCTGCATTCAAAGCAGATGCATTGCTTTCTTGAATATCTAGGTTTTCTACAACCTGAACTGCCTGACCTGAAGCACTATCAAGCATTTCTGTTTTTTTTAACTCACCCAAAAATGGGAGAATATGACCGTTCATCATAGGTTTGTTCCTTATCGTGTCACTGCTGTTTTTAAGTAAATTACACGGCCCGCGCCTTGTGGACGGTACGCGCATTCAAGATCAATTTTGTCGTCTGGACTGGCTTCATTTGGCGTAATGCTTAGCTGGAAAAAACCCCCTAGTTCTTGTGATTTGCGCAATAACGGACGGGTTTTGGTCGTGCATGACTCAAGAAAGCGTTTTGCTTCTTTGGTCGCGTCATCAATCGTTCCATCTATATCTTTGAGCATGTGACGCTTACAGATTTCCTTTAAGCGATTATCAATAAACATGGAAATTTCACTTGCGTTTGCCAGCTTCAGAACACTGGTGTTATCGCCGTAGCCTGTTAATACGTCGTTAAGAATGAAGCGAATCCCTTGAGGGAATCGCTCACGCTTCACAATGTTAATTTGCGCACGCGCCAGACGTTTAAGGGCCTGATCATTCAGCACCAAGTCGGGGGCTTGTTGAATACCAATAAAGCTAAATGGAAAATCAAATCCCGCAATCGGACGGTGAATGGCTGGAATACCCTGAGCATTCACATTCGCTTGACGTTTTAAGTAGTGGGCCAACAAAACACCACCACAATAACGCGGTACCTTTTTACCTTTTAAGCCCACGGCGTTAATCGGTCGGGCGATAATGGGTGCCCAAATGAACATGACATGCATATTAAATGCATTTAGATCATTTGCTGTTTCAATGGCTTGATCTAGCGTTAATGTTGGATCTAACTCCACAATTAAACGCACACCCAAACGTGTTGCAATACGGGTCATTTCTGTGAATTGAGAAAGGTCATCGCCCAATTGCATATACATGACGGTAGGCTGATCATCTTGCGTTGTCACCAAGTCATATAACTCTTTGACATCGCCCGCCGTGCCCGCTGGGATAGTTGCACTTTCAACATTACGGGCAATACTATTCATTTTGTTGTAGTAAAACTGATCTGACATCATATCGATAATGTCTGCATCGATTTCATTTTCTGTGATAACTAGCTCTACATTGTCGAAGTCTTCAAGTGCATTCATCACAGCGACAATAGAATTGGTCTGGTTTTCATCACTGACCAGCATACCGCTAACGCTATAAACAACGTCATCTGTATCTCGATCAAAGAATTTCAGATTCAAGCTATGTTCTGCCAGCTCGTTGTTGATATTTTCAATCTGATTAACCGATACCAGTAGATAAACCGCAGGGTCTAAGACGTTCGCCAGTGAAAATAAAAGCGTAATAAGCGGGGGACTATCAAAATCAGCGTTGTCCAGCTGACTTGCAGTTAAAAGCACCACACCGTCTTGCTCAGTAATTACTAAAGCATAATCAGTCATAGATTAACCCTCTACTTTGAAGCGCTTACGATCACGGTTGAAGTTATTGATTTGCGCAAAATTACCCATAGCCAGCTGTTTCTGGCGTGGATTTGCATAATCAATGACAACGGTACCGTCTTTCGGGATCGTGCGATTTGTCACTTGGCACATGGTTTTTTGACCGTAGTTTGTGACACGTAATTGCAACGGGCCAAGTGCGACAACTTCCGCTTGATCTACAACCGTGCTTTCTGGCGCATCTGCGGTCGTTTCAGCGGGTTTTTCGGCTCCCGCTGGTGCTTGAGTGTCCGCCGTGCTTTCAGCATCAGCTGGCGCATCTGAGACTGGTTGATCACCTTCTTTTAAAGTGCTCTTTTCAGTCGTATCACCCGCACCTTCAGCCAAAGTTGGTTCATCGCCTACCACTGGCGCTTGGCCGTCCGCAGTTTCAGCACCCGATTGCTCGGTTTTGTCTTCGCCTTCAGTGCTTTCTGGCGCATCCGCTGTCTTTTCAGCGGGTTTTTCGGCTCCCGCTGGCGTTTGAGACGCTTCCGCCTCTGCTTGTTGTTTTGCCAATGCCTCAGCTTCCGCTTTTAGCTCTGCCTTGGTCTTCTTTGCTGTTGTTTTACTTGCTGTAGTCATGATTTTCACCAATACAAAGTTTAAAGAATGGGTGATGTGCGAACACACCACCCAGATAGCGCAGAATTAAGCAACAGCGGTGGTTAATGACTTCGGAAGGTTCATTACTTTGAGTAGTGCAACCTGACTACCAAAACGCTTGTTTTTGTTCATCTGACACGCTTGGCGGGTATAGAATTGAACACCTGATTCAAACGCTACAGCACGGACATCATCAGTCACAACTGGCACGGCGATATGACCGACAAACACTGATTTTGCTGACTCAGCACTACGCGCAACAATCAGCGCTTCAGCGAATGCGACAGTAACACCACCCACATCTGTTTCACCGTCTTCAAGTACACCAAGATCGGTCGGCAAGTAGTAGAAATTATCTGAACCACGTGAACCGATACGCACGATGTTGTTTGGGGCACCAAGGGTTAAACCTGTTGGAATGAAATTGGTATCGTCCGCAAGGATCTTCATTAACGTGCCTAACTGACCTGACACATAAACATCGAACCCAGCTGGCGCATGTTGTGATTTTTCGATAATGCGACGTTTAGAGTCTTCAATCGCTGGTAGGATTTCAGACGCAATTGCAGACGTATTGTTAAATGCCTGTGTCATATCTGAACCACGGCTTAAATCCACGGCGCGATATGTGCCTTGACCAATTGCACGTGAACGCGCTTGGCTTAATAAGCGAACGTTTTGTTCAAGCATGAGCTTAGAAATCACCACCGCGACGAATGCTGAACGCATATCTACGCCCAGTTCATTCTGCATTTGCGTCAATGCATCAATAGACGCTGTATAGGTTGCACGAATGCCGTATGCTGAAATACTTGAGTAATCAAGCTTCGCATCTACAGACGGGGCCGTTAAGACTGGCTGGCCATTACCATCCTTCAATTCATAGTTTGCAACGACATGAGCAATAGCCTTGGCACCCGCTGGCAATGCTTTATCTAGGGTGAAAGTCACTGTGTCCGTATCTAAATTAACGGTACCGCTAACCAATTTATAGGCTTGACCTTCATACTCAAAGTCACCCAAATCAATTGAGCGAAGTTGAACGCTACCCGTTACTTGACCACCCATACCACGGGATTGATCACCTTCAAATACTGGAATACCGCCAATCGTGATTAATGTTGCATCACCCACCATCGGCAAACGACCAGATGTATCATCTGGAACCAAAGTTTCTTTATCAGAACGGCGATATGCTTTGACTGTAAACGTGGTTTGATCAGCCGATGTCATGGCTAAACGGTGAATCGCATCAAAGTATTGCGCACCCGCATTTGCACCATCTAAGAAGTCATGCGCACCCATTTGGCCGTATGCATTTTTAGACACTTGGCGGACATAAACCAATGGTACGGTCTGTGTACCTTTAGGGTTAGGAAGATAAGCTACAATCGGCAATGCATTCGCAATAGTCGTTGCAATTGTGACCATCGCTAGTGCTGGCACTTCCGCCACGTGTGAAGATTGACCTGAAGAAACGCTGTCCACGAAAAACTCTTTCGCTGACTGGTTGCCCGTTTTCGCAGAATCATAAACACCTTGGGTATTCGCACCTGTTAAGCCGTCATAGAGCAAAGCGCCGTTATTTAACGCAGATGCAACCAAGGCAGGGCTTGGCATATCACCACCATTACGATTTCGGTAAGCTTTAATACCCGTCGCAACTGAGTCTAAAATGCCATTAAATGACTTTGAACCGTCTGGCTGTTTTTTGCCTTCTAGCGCCTTTTCAATCGTTAAAAGCGCACTCGGCATAAACACCGCTTTATCTGAATTAGATTCTTTTGCATTTGCAACGATAGAATCGAACTGAGTGCCATAAGTCACGGCGTTATTTTGTGGTTTATTGCCAAAGTCCATAAGGCTCATGAACTTCGCTGTTAAAGCAATTTCTTGGCCTTGTAATTTTACCGCGTCTGCTACCGCTTTTTGATCATACATAGTGGTTTCCTTAATTTGCCGAAAATGGCGAACCTATGCACCTATTTTGAAGAACTGAAAAAACCCTAAAAATGAATATTCCTAGCAACAAAAAAGCCCTTTGAATCAAGGGCTAATGTCTTTTTTCGTAAAAACCAGTATTTACGCGGGTTTTTCGCTTATTTAATGAAATCCTCTTGGTTTTTGAATGGATCTAGGTGCATCAAACTATCTCGAATATTTAATACATATGTCTCGCCGTGGTGTGCATGTAGGCTCTGGCCCGTTGCACCGACGCACTCCACCCATTTAATTAAGTCCTCTTCAATCACCAGCGCAAAAACATCCCCCTTTTGAGGCTTCCAATCTGGCGTATTGACCAGCATTTTTCGGTGTGAGCCGTAGTCATCCAAATTAAACGGCTCAATTTGCGCATATAGGATTGCTTCACCGCTATTGATGTCGTCCCCATCGCTATGCATGGAACCGCCTGAAAACTTATCAAATAACACCATGGCATAACCTTGCTCGGCATACTCTGTTGCATGCTCTTCATGGTCACTGAGCACCATACCACCTTCCCAAACGGTTTCCTCACGGCTTTCACCAGCAACCGCTGGCACCACACTACGGCGAAATACATAACTTGAGACTGCTGATTGACTGGTCAAAACAATTGACCGTGATGCAACACGACGGCCTTCAGCAACACGATTTGCAACGGGATTAACGGGCTTTAACATTTTTTCACCTATTATTTTTTACTGAGCACGGCGTATTCTGCATCGGTCAAAATACCTTGTTCATGCAGGGCTTTAAGCTTGGCAAGCGCTTGATGCTTGGTTTCTTGTTCTTTCTGTACACGTAGCAACCTTTGCACCGCTTGCTTGGCTTTGGCCTCAATTTTCGCCACTTCTGCATTTAAATTAGGGCTAATGGTATTGCGCTTGGTGTTTGCCTTCACGATTTGCTCGGACAACATGCGCGACATTTCATTTTTACTGGTTTTGTACTTGGCCCCGACTTGCTTGGTGCGCTCTTTTTCCAAGGCCATAGACAAATAATGACGGCCTGCTTGTGACTTAATCCAGTGCATCGTCCGTAAAATATGCTTACACGCAACACCCGTCATATTGGGGTTACGAATTTTAGGGAAACCGCCCTCTTTACGGCCCAGTACCGTGCCAGCAACGGTATTTAAATAACGGAACCAGAAATTAAAACGGCCACAATCACACTCAAACTTCACACGGCCCTTAGATAGCCTGTTTTGCACCGTGGTCGCCTTTACGCGGTCTGGGTGAAACACCAGCTCATTGAAGGCTAAAAATTCAACCTGTACATGGTGATAGCGTGGGCCTTTCGGATTCTTCTCAAGCCCTTCACGGCTTGCATTTGTGGTGAAATGAACCAAGTTCCCTACGCGCCGTGCGGGAATAGCAACATGAATTTGCTGATTGGCACGGTCAATATCCTCTTGGCGACTCAGTGAAATCACCTGATCAACCGTAATACCGCCCTTATAGGCCTGTTGCATCTGCTTAACGTTTTCAGCAAATGCATGTAAATCAGCTTTAGTTAGTACACGGGTTTCACCTTCAGGCATGTTTAAGGTCGTGCGCAAGGCCCGCTTAAAATCATAATCACCTGAAATATCTTGCGGTCGTAAAAATGTCGGTAGACTGCCCTTTTTATCGGCTTTGCTTTCGCGCTCTTCTTCTGCCCACTTACGTTGCCTCTGGGCCTCTCTTTGGCGCTGTTTCAGGTCTTTGCCTATACCACCGCGTAAAAGGGCCTCACGTAGTTCATCGGGCTTAAATTGATCATCTTTAAGCATCTGTCACCCCGTATTTTTTTTGAAGCTGTACCACGGCGTTTAAACTGGGCAATAACACGGTTTTTAATGGCAAAAGCTCATGCGTAAATGATGTGCCACACGCCAAGCGTACAACATCACTATGAATACGGGTGCCATAGACACGTAGACTCACCAATGATGGGTCATTCACTTCATCTTCACCGATTTGATGAATCACCAGCGAACCGCCGTAGCCTGTACGCTTCTCATTGACTTCAATATGCCGACGCAGGGCGTTATAAAATTCATTTCGCATGGCATGCACATAAAAAAAGGACTGTGCCCATTATGGCCCAGCCCTTTTAATGTCTTTTCTTATTATTCCTATGCCATTTCAAACCAAGACATCATTCGACCGCCACTTACGCTATATCCCTTGTTTGGCATCAAAATGAAAGAAATCGGAATATAGGCGTTCATCGAGCCGTTGGACTGGTTCGCATACATGGTTGCAATCTGGTATCCATCCAATTTCACAATACCGTGTGACAAACCATCACTACAATGGAACTGCATAAACACCATAATCGGCTTGGGCGTTGTATTTACATATACCGTTCCGTCATTTCTACGCTGAGCAAGCACATTTCCATAAGATTGACCAATACCAATCATTTGACCACCAAGGTCGCCTTGCCCACTTCCCAAGCCGTCTAGCTCTTGGTGGATCTGGTTGATAGCGTCAATCACTTCCGAACCCATAGCATACTGCGGGTGCGGGTTTATGTGGTTCTCATGGTCTGCAACCATAGAATAAGCTAAGGCTGTGTTTGGGTCTAAAATAACGTTAATTTGCTCTAAAATTTGCGCATTCAAGGTAAGGCCGAACGTCGCAGTAAAGCTAATCCCGTTAAAAACTTTAAACAGTGAACCATTTGGGACGCTGGCAATCGCAAATAAAACCCCTTCTTTGGTATAAACCCCCATCGAGCCGACATGCAATTCGCTATTTGAGTTAATCACCGTCACAAAGCGAATCGTATTGGTTGCTATAGACGTTCCGCTTGCCACGATATTGGACTCAGAAACAATATTATTTAAATCTGTACGCTCGTCCATGGGCACAGAAATAAAATTGTCTGAGCTATATTTCATCTTATCGACTTCAAGCCTGATACCATTGGCCCGTGCATCAAAAAAGGCTGTAAGCCCTGCTCTTGTAATCTTTAACTTGATTGGATCACTCATAACTAACACCACAATTCACTTTTAGCCAGTTATACGGATTTTCTACGCCGTGCTTTTTCGATATTCCTATGACAGTAAATCAGCCACGGCGCTGGCTTGCTCAAGTGTACTTGCTGGGGTTCCGACCGTATTTGCTCCCTCTCCATGGCCGTAGCTCTCTGGATCTAGGTTCACGCCGTTATCCGCTGGGGTGTACATGGTTCCTTCCAAGAAAATAAAGGCGAATGTATCCACAATATCGGGCGACGAAATACCCTTACGGCGCATTTCTTCTTTGGATAAAATCTTAAATCTGGCCTGATCATCGAAGGTGTACGGGACACGGGTTAATTGCTGAATCACCTTACTTTTTAGGAACATGGTACGGATTTTAAAGCGCCCTTGCTGAATGGCCCGTGATAGGCACACATAGGCTTGCGCACGCTTATTCACGTACTCTTTGCGGTTTGCGTTACTAAAGCACTGACCACCCCAATGCATCGGTTTAAAGAAAATACCCAATGACTTTAAGTTCTGGGCCAAGCCAGCACCCGCACCGTTTGAATCCAGTAGAATCGTGGCATTCGGATATTCAATTAAACACTCTTGAATGTGCGCGGTTAGCTCATGAATATCATCATTGTTCTTACAAAGCGGGATTTTTGTTAATTCTGCACGGCGGGCGTGTGGCCCCCATTGTGCGGTGCCCCAGACTTTCGCAATAGCAATGGTCGAATCATCACGGCCAACACCACCACCAACATCGACCAGAATGAAATAGCCATATTTTGCGTGGGTTTCAGCACCTAAAGACTTGCCTTTAAATGCATATTCAGCCATGCGATTGGTGATAAGGAACTCACCCGCAAGGTCTGGAAATAGACCGCGAA encodes the following:
- a CDS encoding phage tail protein, producing the protein MSDPIKLKITRAGLTAFFDARANGIRLEVDKMKYSSDNFISVPMDERTDLNNIVSESNIVASGTSIATNTIRFVTVINSNSELHVGSMGVYTKEGVLFAIASVPNGSLFKVFNGISFTATFGLTLNAQILEQINVILDPNTALAYSMVADHENHINPHPQYAMGSEVIDAINQIHQELDGLGSGQGDLGGQMIGIGQSYGNVLAQRRNDGTVYVNTTPKPIMVFMQFHCSDGLSHGIVKLDGYQIATMYANQSNGSMNAYIPISFILMPNKGYSVSGGRMMSWFEMA